One stretch of Flavobacterium sp. 9 DNA includes these proteins:
- a CDS encoding DNA mismatch repair protein MutS gives MISITEKTLQDLQFPTVLETISAGCNTDIGKEKALQITPFRDKETLMQALMQTSEYVSSFQNNNAIPNHGFDAITHEIKFLAIEDSFLEVGSFRKIATLSSTSNFLLNFLKKFDDYYPNLNARASRVEYTKDIVTLIDAIVDKYGEIKDNASPALLSIRQNMNIVRGKVNQSFGVALTHNNSLGYLDDIKESFVQNRRVLAVLAMYRRKVKGSILGSSKTGSIAYIEPEATLQYSRELANLEYEEKEEITRILKQLSNQIRPYLPLLIEYQEFLSDIDVVAGKAKYANRINGILPIITEERRLFFREAYHPILYLNNKQKNEVTHPQTIELKQDNRIIVISGPNAGGKTISLKTVGLLQLMLQSGMLIPVHERSETFLFDRILTDIGDNQSIENHLSTYSYRLKNMNYFLKKCNKKTMFLIDEFGTGSDPELGGALAEIFLEEFYHREAFGIITTHYSNLKILANELPFATNANMMFDEKSLEPMYKLALGQAGSSFTFEVALKNGIPFGLINRAKKKIEVGKVRFDKTIATLQKERSKLEKTSINLKEEETRAREESKKMENINVKIKQKLESYQELYDSNQKTIYIGQKIEDISEKYFNNKNKKELIGEFLKIIEIENSKRKKATPKEAKAIIEKKKEVIAEVTVQVEEIRKEKKEKKLKPIVEKPKPVLKVGDRVRMLDGRSVGSIDSIEKNKATVNYGIFTSKVSLDELEFVEAGKK, from the coding sequence ATGATATCCATTACCGAAAAAACATTACAAGATTTACAATTTCCAACAGTGCTCGAAACCATTTCAGCAGGCTGTAATACTGATATTGGAAAAGAAAAAGCTTTACAAATAACACCTTTTAGAGACAAAGAAACTTTGATGCAAGCTTTAATGCAGACATCAGAGTATGTTTCGTCTTTTCAAAATAATAACGCAATTCCAAATCACGGTTTTGACGCTATAACACACGAAATTAAGTTTTTAGCAATTGAAGATAGCTTTCTTGAAGTAGGAAGTTTTAGAAAAATTGCAACACTTTCTTCTACATCGAATTTCTTGCTGAATTTCCTTAAAAAGTTCGATGATTATTACCCAAACTTGAATGCAAGAGCTTCAAGAGTTGAATATACCAAAGACATTGTAACTTTAATCGATGCCATTGTAGATAAATATGGCGAAATAAAAGACAATGCTTCACCAGCTTTATTGAGCATTCGCCAAAACATGAATATTGTTCGCGGCAAAGTAAATCAAAGTTTTGGAGTTGCACTTACTCACAATAATAGCCTTGGTTACTTAGACGATATTAAAGAAAGTTTTGTTCAAAATCGTAGAGTTTTAGCAGTTCTTGCAATGTATCGACGAAAAGTAAAAGGCTCAATTCTAGGAAGTTCCAAAACCGGAAGCATTGCTTATATCGAACCAGAAGCAACTTTGCAATATTCACGTGAATTAGCAAATCTTGAATACGAAGAAAAAGAAGAGATTACCAGAATCTTAAAGCAATTATCAAATCAAATTCGTCCATACTTACCTTTATTGATTGAGTATCAGGAATTTTTAAGTGATATTGATGTTGTTGCCGGAAAAGCAAAATACGCAAATAGAATAAACGGAATCTTACCAATAATCACAGAAGAAAGAAGATTGTTTTTTAGAGAAGCTTATCATCCGATTTTATATTTGAATAATAAGCAAAAAAACGAAGTCACGCATCCACAAACTATTGAATTAAAACAAGATAACCGAATCATTGTAATTTCTGGTCCAAATGCCGGAGGAAAAACAATTTCGCTTAAAACAGTTGGTTTATTACAATTGATGTTACAATCAGGAATGTTGATTCCTGTTCACGAACGAAGTGAAACTTTTTTATTCGATAGAATTCTAACAGATATTGGAGATAACCAATCTATTGAGAATCACTTAAGTACTTATAGTTACCGACTAAAAAACATGAATTATTTCTTGAAGAAATGTAACAAGAAAACCATGTTTTTAATTGATGAATTTGGTACAGGTTCTGATCCGGAATTAGGTGGCGCTTTGGCGGAAATTTTCTTAGAAGAATTTTATCATCGTGAAGCTTTCGGAATTATTACAACACATTATTCAAATTTAAAGATTCTCGCTAACGAATTACCTTTTGCAACAAATGCAAATATGATGTTTGACGAAAAATCATTGGAACCAATGTATAAGTTAGCATTAGGTCAAGCTGGAAGTTCGTTTACTTTTGAAGTTGCATTGAAAAACGGAATTCCGTTTGGATTAATTAATCGTGCCAAAAAGAAGATCGAAGTTGGTAAAGTTCGTTTTGACAAAACGATTGCAACACTTCAGAAAGAAAGATCGAAACTCGAAAAAACTTCTATAAATCTTAAAGAAGAAGAAACCCGAGCGCGCGAAGAAAGTAAGAAGATGGAAAACATCAATGTAAAAATCAAACAGAAATTAGAAAGCTATCAGGAATTATATGATAGTAATCAAAAGACAATTTACATTGGTCAGAAAATTGAAGATATCTCTGAGAAATATTTCAACAATAAAAACAAGAAGGAACTTATTGGCGAATTCTTGAAAATTATTGAAATCGAAAATTCAAAACGCAAAAAAGCAACTCCAAAGGAAGCCAAAGCGATAATCGAAAAGAAAAAAGAAGTCATTGCAGAAGTAACCGTTCAGGTGGAAGAAATTCGGAAAGAGAAAAAAGAAAAGAAACTTAAACCTATTGTCGAAAAACCAAAACCAGTTCTAAAAGTTGGAGATCGCGTGAGAATGCTCGACGGAAGATCTGTCGGAAGCATTGATTCTATCGAAAAAAACAAAGCAACTGTTAATTACGGAATCTTTACTTCAAAAGTAAGTTTAGATGAATTGGAATTTGTCGAAGCCGGAAAAAAGTAA
- a CDS encoding uracil-DNA glycosylase, producing MKINLSSEWQAILKDEIQKPYFNELMLALDVEYKTHTCYPPAELIFSAFNNCSFSDLKVVIIGQDPYHGEGEANGLSFSVNDSVKIPPSLRNIFRELNDDLDSIFMPTSGNLEKWAQQGVLLLNASLTVRKDSPNSHKHLKWNLFTDAVIQAISDQKENVVFLLWGSFAQKKGLKIDRSKHCVLESGHPSPMSANQGKWFGNKHFSKTNEFLKSKGIKEIEW from the coding sequence ATGAAAATTAATCTTTCTTCTGAGTGGCAGGCAATTTTAAAAGACGAAATCCAAAAGCCTTATTTCAACGAATTGATGTTGGCTTTAGATGTCGAATACAAAACTCATACTTGTTATCCTCCGGCAGAATTAATTTTCTCGGCTTTTAACAACTGTTCTTTTTCAGATCTAAAAGTTGTTATTATTGGCCAGGATCCTTATCATGGAGAAGGTGAAGCCAATGGTTTAAGTTTTTCGGTAAATGATTCAGTTAAAATTCCGCCTTCATTGCGTAATATTTTTAGAGAATTAAATGATGATCTTGATTCCATTTTTATGCCAACTTCAGGCAATTTAGAAAAATGGGCTCAACAAGGTGTTTTACTTTTAAATGCTTCATTAACAGTTCGTAAAGACAGTCCAAATAGTCATAAACACTTAAAGTGGAATCTTTTTACAGATGCTGTAATCCAGGCAATATCTGATCAAAAAGAAAATGTTGTTTTCTTGTTATGGGGAAGTTTTGCTCAGAAAAAAGGCCTGAAAATAGATCGTTCAAAACATTGTGTTTTAGAATCTGGTCATCCTTCACCAATGAGTGCTAATCAGGGAAAATGGTTTGGGAATAAACATTTCAGTAAAACAAATGAGTTTCTAAAATCAAAAGGAATTAAGGAGATTGAATGGTAA